Proteins co-encoded in one Haladaptatus sp. ZSTT2 genomic window:
- the rqcH gene encoding ribosome rescue protein RqcH, with protein sequence MDQKRELTSVDLAALVTEFGAYEGAKVDKAYLYDDDLLRLKMRDFERGRIELMIEVGEQKRAHLLAPEHVPDAPGRPPNFAMMLRNRLSGADFAGVEQFEFDRILSFHFTREDQDTIIVAELFGQGNIAVLNEDREVISSLETVRLKSRTVAPGSIYEFPSSRFHPFKASYEQFVAKMEQSDTDLVRTLATQLNFGGLYAEELCTRAGVEKAKDIDSATDEDFEALYDALGRLKESLNPGNIDPRLYTEDDRPVDVTPIPLEEHAEFDTEAFSTFNDALDEYFMRLEADDAKQSGKPKKSAGSNRPDFEERIERQQRIIEQQEQAISGFDERADAERERAELLYREYDLVNDILSTVRGARDEGVPWREIEAKFEEGKEREIPAAEAVVSVDGSTATVTIQIDDYTIDLDTTQGVEHNADRLYTEAKRIAEKKEGALAAIEDTREELASVKRQRDEWEAGDAEPDEPTDDEEDIDWLNRQSIPVRKNEQWYERFRWFHTSDGFLVIGGRNADDNEELVKKYLDKSDLFFHTQAHGGPITILKATGPSEPARDVDIPEQSKKEAAQFAVSYSSVWKDGRFADEAYMVSKDQVSKTPESGEYLEKGAFTIRGDRTYFKKTEVGVAVGIRCEPRTEVIGGPPSAIKGQAETYIELEPGQYAQNDMAKMCYREFRERFADTSFVRKVASPDKIQEFLPPGGSRMRD encoded by the coding sequence ATGGACCAGAAACGCGAGTTGACGAGCGTTGACCTCGCCGCGCTCGTCACGGAGTTCGGGGCGTACGAGGGGGCCAAAGTCGACAAGGCCTACCTCTACGACGACGACCTACTCCGGCTGAAGATGCGTGATTTCGAGCGGGGGCGCATCGAGTTGATGATCGAAGTCGGGGAGCAAAAGCGCGCCCACCTCCTCGCGCCCGAACACGTCCCGGACGCACCGGGTCGTCCGCCGAATTTCGCGATGATGCTCAGAAACCGGTTGTCGGGTGCGGATTTCGCCGGCGTCGAACAGTTCGAGTTCGACCGGATTCTCTCCTTTCACTTCACCCGTGAAGACCAAGACACGATCATCGTCGCAGAACTGTTCGGGCAGGGGAACATCGCCGTCCTCAACGAAGACCGAGAGGTTATCAGCAGCCTCGAAACCGTCCGCCTCAAATCGCGGACGGTCGCACCCGGTTCGATTTACGAGTTTCCCTCCTCGCGCTTTCACCCGTTCAAGGCAAGCTACGAGCAGTTCGTGGCGAAGATGGAGCAATCCGACACCGACCTCGTACGGACGCTTGCGACGCAACTCAACTTCGGCGGGCTGTACGCAGAAGAACTCTGTACCCGCGCCGGCGTCGAGAAGGCAAAAGACATCGACAGCGCGACCGACGAAGACTTCGAGGCGCTGTACGACGCGCTCGGTCGCCTCAAAGAGTCGTTGAATCCAGGGAACATCGACCCACGGCTCTACACCGAAGACGACCGCCCCGTCGACGTGACGCCGATTCCACTCGAAGAACACGCCGAGTTCGACACAGAGGCGTTCTCGACGTTCAACGATGCGCTTGATGAGTACTTCATGCGGCTCGAAGCTGACGATGCGAAACAGAGCGGCAAACCCAAAAAGAGCGCCGGGAGCAATCGTCCCGACTTCGAAGAGCGCATCGAGCGCCAACAGCGCATCATCGAGCAACAAGAACAGGCCATCTCCGGGTTCGACGAGCGAGCGGACGCAGAGCGCGAGCGCGCAGAACTGCTCTACCGCGAGTACGACCTCGTAAACGACATCCTCTCGACCGTGCGCGGCGCACGCGACGAGGGCGTCCCGTGGCGTGAAATCGAAGCGAAGTTCGAGGAGGGAAAGGAGCGGGAGATTCCCGCCGCAGAGGCCGTGGTGAGCGTCGATGGTTCGACGGCAACGGTGACGATTCAGATTGACGATTACACAATCGACCTCGACACCACCCAAGGCGTCGAACACAACGCAGACCGCCTCTACACCGAGGCAAAGCGAATCGCAGAGAAGAAAGAGGGCGCGCTCGCCGCTATTGAAGATACCCGCGAAGAGTTGGCGTCGGTCAAACGCCAGCGCGACGAGTGGGAAGCCGGTGACGCAGAGCCGGACGAACCTACGGACGACGAAGAAGACATCGATTGGCTCAACCGACAGTCGATTCCCGTCCGGAAAAACGAGCAGTGGTACGAGCGGTTCCGTTGGTTCCACACGAGCGACGGCTTCCTCGTCATCGGCGGGCGAAACGCCGACGACAACGAGGAACTCGTAAAGAAGTACCTCGACAAGAGCGACCTGTTCTTCCACACGCAAGCCCACGGTGGCCCCATCACGATTCTCAAGGCGACGGGTCCGAGCGAACCCGCCCGCGATGTGGACATCCCCGAACAGAGCAAGAAGGAGGCTGCTCAGTTCGCCGTCTCCTACTCGTCGGTCTGGAAAGACGGACGCTTCGCAGACGAGGCGTACATGGTCTCGAAAGACCAGGTGTCGAAAACGCCAGAGAGCGGCGAGTACTTAGAGAAAGGCGCGTTCACCATCCGCGGCGATCGAACCTATTTCAAGAAAACCGAGGTTGGTGTGGCTGTGGGGATTCGCTGTGAGCCGCGTACGGAGGTCATCGGCGGCCCACCCTCTGCAATCAAGGGGCAAGCCGAGACGTACATCGAACTCGAACCGGGGCAGTACGCCCAAAACGACATGGCGAAGATGTGCTATCGGGAGTTCCGCGAGCGATTTGCGGACACGTCGTTCGTCAGGAAGGTAGCATCACCGGATAAAATTCAGGAGTTCCTCCCGCCGGGCGGGAGTCGGATGCGCGACTAG
- a CDS encoding succinylglutamate desuccinylase/aspartoacylase domain-containing protein, producing the protein MGTSQAARLAGIVAVAIVVLAGVGVALFGGSPPVAPGINASVPGAPDEPGNEAETATPRTPWPTPEPFPNPDQEIVRQSETQTVSRYSLLPDTANETDVYVIESNQPGPTAVVVGGMHGNEVAGFTAAHNMTNWTVTSGTLVIIPEANKRAVMNRTRKAFGTDLNNQFPVGKPSNSSLANAIWTAIEYHDPDIVIDLHSSKGIFKVDEGSVGQAIFPGVEGSARDDTNAAIAYLNEHEVPDSMADHKFKRGNILMGTGHSLTRRAVGELGASSILIETAKRDTTLDMRIRWTEVAVRVILSRHGMVAPPSA; encoded by the coding sequence ATGGGAACGAGTCAGGCCGCACGGCTGGCCGGTATCGTCGCTGTCGCAATCGTGGTGCTCGCCGGGGTGGGGGTTGCGCTCTTTGGCGGAAGCCCACCGGTAGCGCCCGGTATTAATGCATCAGTGCCCGGCGCACCCGACGAGCCCGGAAATGAGGCAGAGACGGCGACACCACGAACGCCGTGGCCCACCCCGGAGCCGTTTCCGAACCCTGACCAAGAGATTGTCCGGCAATCGGAGACCCAGACCGTGTCGCGCTATTCGCTGTTGCCGGACACGGCAAACGAGACGGACGTGTACGTCATCGAATCCAATCAGCCCGGCCCGACCGCGGTGGTCGTCGGCGGCATGCACGGCAACGAGGTGGCAGGGTTCACGGCGGCACACAACATGACCAACTGGACGGTCACGAGCGGGACGCTCGTCATCATCCCCGAGGCGAACAAGCGCGCGGTGATGAACCGGACGCGAAAGGCGTTCGGCACTGACTTGAACAACCAGTTCCCTGTCGGCAAGCCGAGCAACTCGTCGCTCGCAAACGCCATCTGGACGGCCATCGAATACCACGACCCCGACATCGTCATCGACCTCCACAGCTCAAAGGGGATTTTCAAGGTTGACGAGGGCAGCGTCGGACAGGCCATTTTCCCCGGCGTCGAAGGCTCCGCGCGAGACGATACGAACGCGGCCATCGCGTATCTGAACGAACACGAGGTACCGGATTCGATGGCCGACCACAAGTTCAAACGCGGGAACATTCTGATGGGAACGGGCCACTCGCTCACCCGCCGCGCCGTTGGCGAACTCGGCGCGTCTTCCATCCTCATCGAGACGGCGAAACGCGACACCACGCTCGACATGCGCATTCGGTGGACGGAGGTGGCGGTTCGCGTGATTCTCTCGCGCCACGGGATGGTCGCGCCGCCGTCTGCGTAG